In Syntrophotaleaceae bacterium, a genomic segment contains:
- the prsT gene encoding PEP-CTERM system TPR-repeat protein PrsT, with the protein MKKSSFLAKLTIMTLLAFCLFGCERKTKEQLFQEGIEQKDNQNLKGAVVLFKSALEKDPNFFEARHQLGLVYFASGNYAQAEKELEKVLLQAPGNSKVLQHLADLYLAMDRVEEAISIAERLAKEQGETAENLALLGKTHFKKGDLKKAEDYLKKAFELDPDQLRVRNSLASIKANRGLLDEARSLLRETMTRYPKDVEAYYLLMQIEARAGNVDEALAEGQRILQIAPREIRAPYLMGILELSRGDVEAARQVADDLLKRQPQDPSVIRLYGLVLFAQEKYQEAVEQLQQALQRSADPAGRYFLGLAYYHLEQFELALNQFQAVLDTIPTHTQSRLMAGMTLHRQGRFEDSRHVIEKLLKIDPDNAHAHEVLGSVLIAQGDFDQGMSELDKAIELAPDLVQPRLKKGLFNLSQGHFGQAEAPLEEALRIAPDFMNSRLLLVVSYMKQQNFAQAIQRLREGLQGKPEDAVLHNYMAAAYWGQGKSEAAIAELKMAKELKPDYFAPYFNMAGFYLSKGDSGGAAAEYREILKTAPDNLRALLSLASIEEVRGDRKSAENLLDRARATGAVEGFLASAAYFRNKGQKDKTLEYLQEGLQRHPGHPALLELQGAELLKQGRNEEGLKVFRTLAEERPEIGIPLLIQGLIETGKQAEAEKIAQREVDYKPEEPAGYLLLGKIYQQGGDSIRQEKVLKNGLERVKNEIPLNIRLAELYAGQQKFGQAVTILEGLLRRHPDNVSAIFLLASLHDQIGDKRKAKELYQEVIGKKADHIPALNNLAYLFADNYGNLDEALRLAAQAFQLNPGDPGIMDTLGYVLLRLGRHAEALPYLKNAVAKLPEQPDVLLHLAQAYSGAGKTDQAEEALQQVVSMPYPVQAEQAKKMLKDLHNHGKGVAL; encoded by the coding sequence ATGAAAAAGTCTTCTTTCCTCGCAAAGTTGACCATTATGACACTCCTGGCATTCTGCCTGTTCGGCTGCGAGAGGAAAACCAAGGAGCAGCTTTTTCAGGAGGGCATAGAACAGAAAGACAACCAGAACCTCAAAGGGGCGGTCGTCCTGTTCAAAAGTGCTCTGGAAAAAGACCCCAACTTTTTCGAGGCCCGGCACCAGCTCGGCTTAGTTTATTTTGCAAGCGGTAACTATGCTCAAGCTGAAAAGGAGCTGGAAAAAGTGCTGCTGCAGGCTCCCGGCAATTCGAAAGTGCTGCAGCATCTGGCTGACCTGTATCTGGCAATGGATCGGGTGGAGGAAGCGATTTCAATTGCCGAACGTCTTGCCAAAGAACAAGGGGAGACTGCTGAAAATCTGGCTTTGCTGGGCAAAACGCATTTTAAAAAGGGTGACTTGAAAAAGGCAGAAGATTACCTCAAAAAAGCCTTTGAGCTCGATCCGGACCAACTTAGGGTTCGTAACAGCCTGGCAAGCATTAAAGCAAACCGCGGACTTTTGGATGAAGCGCGGTCTCTTCTAAGGGAGACCATGACGAGGTACCCCAAGGATGTTGAGGCTTATTATCTTCTGATGCAGATCGAAGCCCGGGCTGGAAATGTGGATGAGGCCCTGGCCGAAGGGCAGCGCATTCTCCAGATAGCTCCCAGAGAAATCCGTGCGCCCTATCTGATGGGGATTCTGGAACTTAGCCGCGGTGATGTAGAGGCAGCCCGCCAGGTGGCGGACGATCTGTTGAAGCGCCAGCCTCAGGATCCTTCGGTTATTCGCCTGTATGGCCTGGTTCTTTTTGCCCAGGAAAAATACCAGGAGGCGGTTGAGCAGCTGCAGCAGGCATTACAGCGGAGTGCTGATCCTGCGGGTCGCTATTTCTTAGGGTTGGCCTATTATCATCTCGAACAGTTCGAGTTGGCCCTCAACCAGTTTCAGGCCGTACTTGACACAATTCCCACTCATACCCAGTCTCGCCTGATGGCTGGAATGACCCTGCACCGACAAGGCCGATTCGAAGATAGCCGCCATGTGATCGAAAAATTACTGAAAATCGATCCTGACAATGCACATGCCCATGAGGTCCTTGGCAGTGTTCTGATTGCTCAGGGTGATTTTGATCAAGGTATGTCGGAGTTGGACAAGGCCATCGAGTTGGCCCCGGATCTGGTTCAGCCCCGTCTGAAAAAAGGCTTGTTCAATCTGTCTCAGGGACACTTCGGACAGGCTGAGGCTCCATTGGAGGAAGCGCTGCGGATTGCACCCGATTTTATGAATTCCCGGCTCCTGCTGGTGGTTTCTTATATGAAACAGCAGAATTTCGCTCAAGCGATTCAACGACTCCGGGAGGGATTGCAGGGCAAGCCCGAGGATGCGGTACTTCACAACTATATGGCGGCGGCCTACTGGGGGCAGGGGAAAAGTGAGGCGGCGATCGCCGAGTTGAAAATGGCCAAAGAGCTCAAACCGGATTATTTTGCCCCCTATTTCAACATGGCCGGATTTTATCTCTCTAAAGGGGATTCGGGTGGAGCGGCGGCCGAGTACCGGGAAATTCTGAAAACAGCTCCCGACAATCTTCGAGCTCTCCTTTCTCTCGCCTCTATAGAAGAGGTGCGGGGGGACCGAAAAAGCGCGGAAAATCTCCTGGACAGGGCCCGGGCTACCGGAGCGGTCGAGGGGTTTCTGGCCTCGGCCGCCTACTTCAGAAACAAAGGGCAAAAGGACAAAACGCTGGAGTATTTGCAGGAGGGACTTCAACGGCATCCCGGACATCCTGCCTTGCTTGAACTGCAGGGCGCGGAACTGCTCAAGCAGGGCCGAAACGAAGAGGGCTTGAAGGTTTTCCGCACGCTGGCGGAAGAGAGGCCGGAGATCGGTATCCCTTTGCTGATCCAGGGATTGATCGAAACCGGGAAGCAAGCCGAAGCCGAAAAAATCGCCCAACGAGAAGTGGATTACAAGCCGGAGGAGCCTGCCGGTTATCTCTTGCTTGGGAAAATTTATCAGCAGGGGGGTGATTCCATCCGCCAGGAGAAAGTTCTGAAAAATGGCCTGGAACGAGTCAAAAATGAAATACCGCTCAATATAAGACTGGCAGAGCTCTACGCCGGTCAGCAAAAGTTTGGGCAAGCGGTGACGATTCTGGAAGGGCTGCTCAGGCGGCATCCCGATAATGTATCAGCCATTTTTCTGCTGGCTTCTCTGCATGATCAAATCGGAGACAAGCGAAAGGCCAAGGAACTCTATCAGGAGGTTATCGGAAAAAAAGCCGATCATATCCCCGCTCTCAACAACCTGGCCTACCTCTTTGCGGACAACTACGGCAACCTTGATGAAGCTCTCCGGCTGGCTGCCCAGGCGTTTCAACTGAATCCGGGGGACCCGGGCATCATGGATACTCTGGGTTATGTTCTGTTGAGGCTGGGCCGGCATGCGGAAGCATTGCCTTATCTGAAAAATGCCGTGGCCAAGCTGCCGGAACAACCCGATGTTCTGCTCCATCTGGCCCAGGCGTACAGTGGAGCCGGCAAAACAGACCAAGCGGAGGAAGCCCTGCAACAAGTCGTTTCAATGCCTTATCCCGTCCAGGCAGAGCAAGCTAAGAAAATGTTGAAGGATCTGCACAATCATGGCAAGGGGGTAGCACTATGA
- a CDS encoding TIGR03013 family PEP-CTERM/XrtA system glycosyltransferase has product MRKISLLLVAADAALTVLALVTAYFVRFGVAPGFDDLFSHGGARVLVVAGIVIITGFFCELYRLDQAYRGTDLLARIAVTMLLSMLILSAFYYLVPEAMIGRGILSLSLISCGAMQFLLRRGLVALGGLSGFAQRVLVLGVGPLAEVMQKTILLSQGRYLLAGFVQPAADIMTVPCDQVIGQVDRIRDLVREQRASKVVVAITERRGVLPVKDLLFCKLSGIDVLDSPSFYEMLTGKLLIENIQPSWFIYSNGFRINSFKKFYKRAGDVLFSMFGVFLALPLFPLVAMLIKLDSSGPILFRQVRVGERGKEFSILKFRTMRQDAEKETGAVWASKNDPRITRIGGFLRKSRLDELPQLFNVLRGEMSFVGPRPERPEFVGQLSEKIPYYEKRHFVKPGLTGWAQVCYPYGSSEQDALEKLRYDLYYIKNYSLILDLFIVLETIKVVLYNRGGR; this is encoded by the coding sequence ATGAGAAAGATATCGTTATTGCTGGTCGCGGCCGATGCTGCCCTAACTGTTCTGGCTTTGGTGACAGCCTACTTCGTTCGTTTCGGTGTTGCACCCGGGTTCGATGATCTTTTCAGCCATGGAGGAGCGAGGGTCCTGGTAGTGGCCGGAATCGTCATCATCACAGGGTTTTTCTGTGAACTCTATCGCTTGGATCAGGCTTATCGCGGCACCGACCTGCTCGCCCGCATCGCCGTGACGATGCTGCTCTCCATGCTGATTCTCTCTGCTTTTTATTATCTTGTGCCTGAAGCCATGATCGGTCGCGGTATTCTTTCGCTGTCCCTGATCTCCTGCGGGGCGATGCAGTTTCTGCTGCGTCGGGGGCTGGTCGCCCTCGGGGGGCTTTCCGGGTTTGCCCAAAGGGTGCTGGTGCTCGGCGTCGGTCCCTTGGCAGAGGTGATGCAGAAAACCATTCTGCTGTCGCAGGGAAGATATCTCCTTGCCGGGTTTGTTCAGCCTGCAGCCGATATAATGACCGTACCCTGTGATCAGGTGATCGGCCAAGTAGACCGGATCAGAGATCTGGTGCGGGAGCAGCGCGCCAGCAAGGTCGTTGTGGCTATAACGGAACGTCGCGGCGTGCTGCCGGTCAAGGATCTACTGTTCTGCAAGCTGTCCGGCATCGATGTCCTCGATTCCCCTTCTTTCTATGAAATGTTGACCGGAAAGCTTTTGATAGAAAATATTCAGCCGAGTTGGTTCATCTATTCCAACGGATTTCGCATCAACAGTTTCAAGAAATTCTACAAACGGGCTGGGGATGTTTTATTCTCTATGTTTGGCGTCTTTCTGGCTCTGCCCCTGTTCCCCCTGGTAGCCATGCTGATCAAGCTCGATTCCTCGGGGCCGATATTGTTTCGCCAGGTGCGGGTTGGCGAGCGGGGCAAAGAATTTTCCATTCTGAAATTCCGGACGATGCGTCAGGATGCCGAAAAAGAAACAGGGGCGGTCTGGGCATCCAAGAACGACCCTCGCATCACTCGAATTGGGGGATTTTTGCGGAAAAGCCGATTGGACGAGCTTCCCCAGCTGTTCAATGTCCTGCGAGGGGAGATGAGCTTTGTCGGGCCGCGTCCCGAGAGACCAGAATTCGTCGGACAGCTTTCCGAAAAAATTCCGTATTACGAAAAGCGGCATTTTGTCAAGCCGGGTCTCACCGGCTGGGCTCAGGTCTGCTACCCCTATGGATCCTCAGAACAGGATGCCCTTGAGAAATTGCGCTATGACCTTTATTACATTAAGAACTATTCGCTTATCCTCGACCTTTTCATTGTCCTTGAAACCATAAAAGTGGTCCTTTACAACCGCGGAGGAAGATAA
- a CDS encoding polysaccharide biosynthesis/export family protein — translation MRKLFPVLVLVLLNFLSPIAWCEDYIIGDGDVLLISVWGVPELTVEVIVRPDGKITLPAGGDIVASGLSPAQLSEKLNIKLSEFVKKPVVTVTVRQIVNNRVYVSGGGAGPTVVDLTGRTTLLKLLCRLEGLQNADLRRAYIIREGNRIDTDFYQLFVKGDVSRDVTLQPEDIIFLPTQELNKVYVTGAIQEPRYIFYREGMTVLDAILEAGGFSEYAKQNDVLVLRHGGEKIELRIKDLMSGKNTDHNVALQPGDQVVVKEGMF, via the coding sequence ATGAGAAAACTTTTTCCGGTGCTGGTGCTGGTGCTGCTCAATTTTCTATCGCCCATCGCCTGGTGCGAAGATTACATCATCGGTGATGGAGATGTGCTGCTGATCTCTGTATGGGGAGTTCCCGAACTGACTGTGGAGGTCATTGTCCGTCCGGACGGCAAAATTACACTGCCTGCCGGTGGCGACATCGTCGCTTCCGGGCTTTCTCCCGCGCAGTTGAGTGAAAAACTGAATATCAAACTCTCGGAGTTCGTCAAAAAGCCGGTTGTTACCGTGACCGTGCGGCAAATCGTCAATAACAGGGTCTACGTTTCCGGGGGCGGAGCTGGTCCGACGGTAGTTGATCTAACCGGCCGAACGACACTTCTAAAGCTTCTCTGCCGGCTCGAGGGACTTCAAAACGCAGACCTTCGCCGGGCCTACATTATCAGGGAAGGGAATCGAATCGATACTGATTTTTATCAACTTTTCGTCAAGGGGGACGTTTCCCGGGATGTGACGCTGCAGCCGGAAGATATCATTTTCCTTCCGACCCAGGAGCTCAACAAGGTTTATGTCACGGGCGCCATTCAGGAGCCCAGATACATCTTCTATCGTGAGGGAATGACGGTTCTCGACGCTATTCTGGAAGCAGGAGGCTTCAGCGAGTATGCTAAGCAGAACGATGTCCTCGTGCTGCGGCACGGCGGCGAAAAGATTGAGCTGCGGATCAAAGACTTGATGTCCGGCAAGAATACCGACCACAACGTCGCACTGCAACCGGGTGATCAGGTGGTGGTGAAAGAGGGAATGTTTTAA
- a CDS encoding GNVR domain-containing protein — MDHNKNEILKILRVVYSRKRVFALATMLVMSALLVRSYLTPKQYRADSKVFIERNVIDNLVRGLAVTPEMEDRIRVLSHAMLSRELVSSVLDKIDSGPVYGSPAEKQSKIVDLQRRTRIEVQNRGDLFIVSLVDRNPRFAMDFVNTLVRSYVESNISAKREESYGANRFLNEQIDLFKKKLDQSEDAIIQYRRSQGVSLGNEEQSKVDDIRAYVRQIDDIDLEITTMTARKKLLENQLLGLDPMIAVLSETRRSDRLAVLERQLQTLLLTYTENYPEVLRLKAEIETLRNRQETTEEAADESTAMEGANPVYQETMQAKLALEAEISSLQARRTKLQQMVAGRESELREFPEKNKELDRLIQERDSARSIYEQLLQRLGQSEVSKQMEIGDKTTTFRIVDPAILPKVPVAPNMIKLILMSVAVGLGCGLGLVVLLEKMDGTIKDPEEIQELSVPVLAQIPTIVDQQLVTRRKKQDLALYLVSASYGMMVFSLLVYESIFRWKG; from the coding sequence ATGGATCATAATAAAAACGAGATTTTAAAGATACTTCGGGTGGTCTATTCTCGAAAAAGGGTATTTGCTCTAGCCACCATGCTGGTCATGTCCGCCCTTTTGGTTCGAAGTTACCTGACACCCAAGCAGTACCGGGCAGACAGCAAGGTCTTCATCGAAAGAAACGTAATCGATAACCTGGTCCGTGGACTCGCGGTTACACCCGAAATGGAAGACCGCATCCGGGTACTGAGTCATGCCATGCTCAGCAGGGAACTTGTTTCCAGCGTTCTGGATAAAATTGATTCAGGGCCGGTTTATGGCAGTCCTGCTGAAAAGCAGTCCAAAATCGTCGATCTGCAACGACGCACTCGGATAGAAGTTCAAAATAGGGGAGACTTGTTTATCGTTTCCTTGGTAGACCGGAACCCCCGCTTCGCCATGGATTTTGTCAACACTCTTGTAAGATCTTATGTGGAATCAAACATCTCTGCCAAAAGGGAGGAAAGCTACGGGGCCAACAGGTTCCTTAACGAGCAGATCGACCTGTTCAAAAAAAAGCTGGATCAATCTGAGGACGCCATCATCCAGTACCGTCGCAGTCAGGGGGTCTCTCTCGGTAATGAAGAACAGTCCAAGGTGGACGATATTCGAGCCTATGTCCGGCAGATTGATGATATCGATTTAGAAATTACGACCATGACAGCCCGGAAAAAACTTTTGGAAAACCAGTTGCTTGGACTGGATCCGATGATCGCTGTTTTGAGTGAAACACGTCGCAGTGACCGGTTGGCTGTTTTGGAAAGACAATTGCAGACCCTCCTCTTGACTTATACCGAGAATTATCCGGAAGTACTGCGGCTCAAAGCGGAAATTGAAACATTGCGTAATCGGCAGGAAACCACGGAAGAAGCAGCGGATGAGTCGACTGCCATGGAAGGCGCCAATCCCGTCTATCAGGAAACGATGCAGGCAAAACTGGCGCTGGAGGCTGAAATCAGCTCGCTGCAGGCCAGAAGGACCAAGCTGCAGCAAATGGTTGCAGGTCGGGAAAGCGAGCTGAGGGAATTCCCGGAAAAGAACAAGGAGCTCGACCGGCTGATCCAGGAACGTGATTCCGCCCGCAGTATCTATGAACAGCTGCTGCAGCGTCTCGGTCAATCCGAGGTTTCAAAGCAGATGGAAATTGGTGACAAGACCACCACCTTCCGTATAGTCGATCCGGCCATCCTGCCCAAGGTTCCGGTTGCCCCGAACATGATCAAGCTCATTCTGATGTCTGTTGCGGTTGGTCTGGGATGCGGCCTCGGTTTGGTTGTTCTGCTGGAGAAGATGGACGGCACCATCAAAGATCCGGAGGAAATTCAGGAATTGAGCGTGCCGGTGTTGGCCCAGATCCCGACAATTGTCGATCAGCAGTTAGTTACCCGGCGGAAAAAACAGGATTTGGCCCTGTATCTTGTCAGTGCCAGCTACGGCATGATGGTATTTTCGCTGCTCGTATACGAAAGCATTTTTCGCTGGAAAGGATGA
- a CDS encoding XrtA-associated tyrosine autokinase produces MSRIEKAIEKATLLRKNGSEAEKEHTAPSPVLEMPVSPAMALRAHGEPPEVKPLAPKNPLLVINHESGSGTAEEYRKLKSIIIELTRQNTFKNTLLITSPLPAAGKTITSLNLALTMAREYDHTVLLVDADLRKPSVHKYFGISPEKGLVQCLTEGCPLETALIRTGIGKLVLLPAGGTVDDPAELLGSNRMRNLVAELKSRYPDRYVIFDTTPVLPFAEASTLGHLMDGILMIVRERKTRPSELKQALELIKSDNLLGLVYNDTDTSQKIGYYGYQY; encoded by the coding sequence ATGAGTCGAATAGAAAAGGCGATTGAAAAGGCAACGTTGCTGAGGAAAAATGGTTCGGAGGCGGAAAAAGAGCATACGGCTCCGTCGCCGGTCCTGGAGATGCCCGTTTCACCGGCCATGGCGCTCCGGGCCCACGGCGAACCTCCGGAAGTGAAGCCTTTGGCCCCCAAAAACCCTTTGCTTGTTATCAATCATGAATCGGGCAGCGGGACGGCGGAGGAATACCGCAAGCTAAAATCCATCATTATCGAGTTAACCCGGCAGAACACTTTCAAAAACACCCTGTTGATTACCAGCCCTCTGCCAGCAGCAGGGAAAACAATCACTTCCCTGAATCTGGCCCTGACCATGGCCCGGGAGTACGACCATACGGTGCTTCTGGTCGACGCCGACCTGCGCAAACCTTCGGTTCATAAATATTTCGGAATTTCCCCGGAAAAGGGACTGGTGCAATGTCTTACAGAAGGCTGTCCCCTGGAGACGGCGCTGATACGTACCGGCATAGGCAAACTTGTTCTGCTTCCTGCCGGCGGAACCGTCGATGACCCGGCGGAATTGCTTGGTTCCAACCGCATGCGCAATTTGGTGGCTGAACTGAAGTCCCGCTATCCCGATCGCTACGTCATTTTCGATACCACGCCGGTGTTGCCCTTTGCTGAAGCTTCAACTCTCGGCCACCTGATGGACGGGATCCTGATGATAGTACGAGAGCGCAAAACCCGTCCATCAGAACTGAAACAAGCACTGGAGTTGATCAAGTCCGACAATCTTCTGGGCCTGGTCTACAATGATACCGACACTTCCCAGAAGATAGGCTATTACGGGTATCAGTATTAG